Below is a genomic region from Prunus persica cultivar Lovell chromosome G3, Prunus_persica_NCBIv2, whole genome shotgun sequence.
ACAACTTTTTTAAGGTCCAAAACGTTTATGTGAAAGTTTCTTCAATAAATTGAATGATGTAATATACAGGGATTGAATTGTGAACATCAACTCTGCGATACAAGAGGCCATCTTTGAATTAGCTAAACAGAATTTCTAAGAACTACAGCATTACTAAGACTCAACTGTCAAAGAGAATTCGGAACTTCACTCGCCTTTTGATGCTACCCATTCTGTCATACCCAATGCCGATCTTACTATGCATCAATTTCATAGCTAAATCTGCATTGCCTGCTTTCCTCAAAGCATTGATTAGAACAGTTCGAATTCGTCCTGGTATTTCCCTACCTCTGTCCACAATCCCATCAGCCAACTTGCAAGCTTCCTTGAAACGGCCAGCTTTGCACAAAACATTGATCATATCTTCAAAAGCTGTCTCAGGAATTACACCCAATGGTGCTAGCTCATCCAAAATCTTGCAAGCTCTGGCTACCTTTCCTGAGAGACAAAGCCCAATTGAGAGAGCCCTGAAGGAAGCAGCAGTTGGTGTGATGCCCTGATCGATCATCATATCCCACAGCTTCAATGCCTCTTCATTTTTGTGCTCCTTAAACAGTCCGCTGATGAGTATTGTGTATGTATAAACTGTCTGATCACAACCTTCCTCTTCCATTTTCTTGAAGAGTGCTAATGCTTCATCAGTTTTTCCACCTTTAGCTAGGGCATCAATAAGGGCATTATAGCAATATGAATCCTGTGGACATCCCTTCTCAATCATCTTTTCGAAAAGCCTTTCAGCTTCATCAAGCCTCCCAGCTTTTCCAAGGCCCTCGATCAGACTAGAATACAGCATGGCATTAACTGCCATCCCACTGCCTTCACAAAACTGAAAATACTCCATGGCCTCCTCCACTCTCCCACTCTTACATAATCCATTGACAACAACGCCGTAAGTTACCACATCTGGTTTGAGCCCATCATTTTTCATTCTGTCAAAAAGCTTCATTGCCCCTTCAATGCTCCCACATTTTGCATATGAATCGATCAAAGCTGTATAGTTTGCCACATTTGCTTTACAACCCTTCTGAATCATATCTTCAAAAACAgcatatccttccatacattTCCCACCTTTACATAGCCCATTGATAACTAAACTATAC
It encodes:
- the LOC18783791 gene encoding pentatricopeptide repeat-containing protein At1g03560, mitochondrial isoform X2 — its product is MRRTLLRAPFSFSATHVLPPRPPHPYIHGDSSSEASSFHSTSSFSSNPRWVFTNSLPPPEWVEPFNDVSDIVSNPQDFDPSPWVAQILNLLDGSQKMEANLDSYCHTFLIKLSPNFVAYVLKSAELRGKPETALRFFAWAGKQKKYHHKLECYVSLIDLLSSSGDLDRIRYVLAELKEKNFLMNSAAANSLIKSFGCLGMVDELLWVWRRMKENGIEPSLYTYNFLVNGLVNSMFIESAERVFEVMEGGKIVPDVVTYNTMIKGYCKAGKTQKAMEKFRAMEGRNVEPDKITYMTLIQGCYSEGDFDLCLGLYQEMEEKGLEIPPHAYSLVINGLCKGGKCMEGYAVFEDMIQKGCKANVANYTALIDSYAKCGSIEGAMKLFDRMKNDGLKPDVVTYGVVVNGLCKSGRVEEAMEYFQFCEGSGMAVNAMLYSSLIEGLGKAGRLDEAERLFEKMIEKGCPQDSYCYNALIDALAKGGKTDEALALFKKMEEEGCDQTVYTYTILISGLFKEHKNEEALKLWDMMIDQGITPTAASFRALSIGLCLSGKVARACKILDELAPLGVIPETAFEDMINVLCKAGRFKEACKLADGIVDRGREIPGRIRTVLINALRKAGNADLAMKLMHSKIGIGYDRMGSIKRRVKFRILFDS
- the LOC18783791 gene encoding pentatricopeptide repeat-containing protein At1g03560, mitochondrial isoform X1, whose amino-acid sequence is MRRTLLRAPFSFSATHVLPPRPPHPYIHGDSSSEASSFHSTSSFSSNPRWVFTNSLPPPEWVEPFNDVSDIVSNPQDFDPSPWVAQILNLLDGSQKMEANLDSYCHTFLIKLSPNFVAYVLKSAELRGKPETALRFFAWAGKQKKYHHKLECYVSLIDLLSSSGDLDRIRYVLAELKEKNFLMNSAAANSLIKSFGCLGMVDELLWVWRRMKENGIEPSLYTYNFLVNGLVNSMFIESAERVFEVMEGGKIVPDVVTYNTMIKGYCKAGKTQKAMEKFRAMEGRNVEPDKITYMTLIQGCYSEGDFDLCLGLYQEMEEKGLEIPPHAYSLVINGLCKGGKCMEGYAVFEDMIQKGCKANVANYTALIDSYAKCGSIEGAMKLFDRMKNDGLKPDVVTYGVVVNGLCKSGRVEEAMEYFQFCEGSGMAVNAMLYSSLIEGLGKAGRLDEAERLFEKMIEKGCPQDSYCYNALIDALAKGGKTDEALALFKKMEEEGCDQTVYTYTILISGLFKEHKNEEALKLWDMMIDQGITPTAASFRALSIGLCLSGKVARACKILDELAPLGVIPETAFEDMINVLCKAGRFKEACKLADGIVDRGREIPGRIRTVLINALRKAGNADLAMKLMHSKIGIGYDRMGSIKRVDVHNSIPVYYIIQFIEETFT